The Anser cygnoides isolate HZ-2024a breed goose chromosome 13, Taihu_goose_T2T_genome, whole genome shotgun sequence genome contains the following window.
aggcagggcatTGCAGTCCCAGCACCAGACCGAGAACAACGCGCCCACGTCTCCCACCACCGAGGATGCTGCAAATATGTCGCGACCTGGCATGCATCATCCCACCAACCCAGATCACAGgccttttctcatctttttttctcacttttgctcCATTTTGCACTGAGGTGTGCAGGACATCTTCTCAGCTTCTTCAGTGAGCTCCCATCCCCTtgcttttggggtgccccatgCTGTGCGTGCATCGTGCTGCGCCGGCAGCGAGCTGCTCCGGGAGCAACGAGCCAGCTGTGCATCTGCTGTCATCTGAGTTCATCTAGACGACGTTTCTCAGCTGCAGAACCTCGCTTAGAAGATGAGGGTGTAGTTCCTGTATGAGCTGCACCCAAGCCTAGCAGGGACTGTTTCAGGGAGGAAACCTCCAAAGGGCAGCGAGAgatggggagaggtggggagtGGGTGGGGGGCGTTTGTGCGACTGCAGCGTGTGATGCTCTTGGGCTGGTGTTAACAGtttgggtgttgtttttttttattatttttattttttttatttttatttttttttttattttccccagccATTTGCTGTGTGTGCTCCTGAACTCAGCAGGTTCCATCCCGGGATGCTCAGGAGGCTGATAAGCACAgtgaggagggggggggcagtggcTCTGCCAGCTCACCCTGGGGAAACTGACCCCCCTCTTTGTGCAATTTGGTGTTTAATGAGTAAattcagctctgctttgctgctggtgtAATTTGGGTTGGCTGTCAGCATGCTGGTGGGCTGCCCGTGTGCAGTGGACCTTGCAGTCTGTATGGTAAGAAACCCCTTAGTACCAGGGCTGGCAAGGTGCACGGAGGAAACCAGGGGTGCTCCTGCTCTCCTCGCAACAAAACCAGCTCAAGAGACCCATGAGGACATGCAAGTTACAGCTACTGTTGCTTGTAACCTAGAACCAAACCCCAGCACCTAGATCCTAGCACACATCTGGCACAGTGGATGGAGCCCATCGATGCCCACGCCTCAATGCTTGGGCTGCTTTGGAGCAATCTGGACCTGCCAGCACAGACTCAGCTCAAAACCATGAGCACCAACACCAGGCACACAGAGATCTGAGCTCCTGGCCCTGTCTTGAGTCTAAAACCACTTATTCTggactattttttcctttacccCGCCCCCAGCTCCACACTGTGTTTCTGATGTGCGCTCCCCAGCCAGCGAGGCCGGTTCTGTTGGGGATGCCCTAAAACACCCCCACCCTCACCCTGCAGCAGGGTTGGTCCCCCAAAACTCAAGACAGGAATGGTTTCCCTGCTGACCCTGGGGCTGCCGATCGCCACGAGCTGAGCCAACGCCGACAGCCCCCAGACGAGCGGCTTTCTCAGGCAGCCCCggagaaaacaaaactcccCCAGCCACGGAAAATGACCCAAGCCTGCAATTCCTCCCTTGCTGTCTGGAAACGGCTGGGGCTGTGTTTTCCAAAAGGTTAAAACACAGGGTAGGGATGTTATTTTAGGGAACGGCTGAGCCCCGTCAAACCTCGTCCTGTTTGTGCAGATGCGGAGCCGGGCTGGGATCCAGGCCGCCGTCCTCCCCCCGCGGGGAGGGCTTTGGGCTGAGAATAATGACGCAAAGGGGGTGCAGAAAGGGGCTGATTTGcaggtggtgctgagctgttcCAGCCACGGAGCACAAACAACTGCCAATGAATAAaatcctccctccccccccccccaagttttTCTATACCTGCAATTAATGATGGGGGCACCCCcgcaggaggctgctggaggTCTCTTATGGACGTGGATTTTGGCTGGAGTGACCGTATCTGCGGTGAGGGGATGCTGGGTGCAGGATGGGACCCTCCGTCATGGTGTGCACCAGCGTGGTGATGGAGCTGGGCTGGTTTCTGGAGCTCCACGGGGCCCCAGGAGCTGGTGCCCTGCTAAAGGAGGTCCCACCTGAGTCCCTGATCAGTGGGGACATGGAGGAGGTCCTGCTGGACCCCACGTCTCGCTCAACATTAACCCTTCTGCTGGCGGTCTGTGCTTTACCCTCCCCACCTGCACCCCAAGGTCCTGGCATTCATTCACTTCTGAGAAATCCCTGTTAAAAAAGACACCCTTGGTGGCTGCGGCTGGGCTTGtcccagcagcacagacctAAGGACACAACTGGTGGGCTGCCAAACAGGGAGGAAAGTCCAGCCTGGAGGCTCCGTGCCGTGATTAATTGCTAATGGCCTGGCCTTTCTAGCAGTGGCTTCAGGAGTGAATAATTGCTTGCTGCGGGTGCTCAGGCTGGATGAGGAGACCTCGCTGCTCGACACAGCCATTTAGCACCCATAGGCATGAAGCTCCATGGTCCTGCACGCTGCCTTGTCTCCTTCAGCTGCAGACAAAGGCATCAGTCGGGTCATTAACTCGAATTTCCCGACCTGTTTGGCTACCAGAAGGACCATCTATTATTATTAGGCAGGGAACCCTTGCAAACAGGTCACCCCAGCACAGCATTATTTTATCGTGTGCAATCAGGCCTTCCACGGGAGAGCTTCCCTCTTTTGGTTTGGAGCCtggtgtgtttgtttgcttaatgGCCCTCTTCTGACACCGTGTCTCTGTTCTGTTGTGCCTTCCCTGGCCCATAACCATTATAACCATACACATAACCATATAACCATAACCCTTTTGTAGGGCGCTaggtgggagctgcagcctttGTGGTAACCTGGTGCTCATCGtggaggtgctgagcacaggGGGAAACTCAGATACACCCCAAATGGTACCCCCAACCACATGAGGGGCATGGGTACAGCATCTGCGAGGGGACCACAGCTCCAAACTGGCTGTCCTCCCGGGTTGGCAGCTCCCTCCTGGGTCACTGGAAGGCTTGTTGGTGGTCTGTCACCCACACCAGGATCCCTTCGATCTCTTCGTGGCCAACGTGTGGCATGCTCATGGCTGATCTACCTCCCTCAGGACTACATTAAAAGGCACGCTGAGAAAGAGAGGCCCCGGGAAGGGGAGATTTCCACCCAAAATTCCTCTCCGCAGGAGGACGGTTGGTTGCTGACCCTACAGCTGACTCCCAAACCCCTCTGTCCAGGCAGTGCAGCCCAGGTCCAGTTGATGGTCCAGCAGAAGCCCAAAGCATCTGATGGGCACAGCACACCCACCGGTGTTTTACCTTGACCCTACAGCCTACATGTCTCTGCGGGCTCCTGCTGGAGTCCTTGCGGAGACACCTCAAACACTGCCGAATGCTGCTGTGTTGGACACCTAGGTGTCCCTCCAGACAGGctcctcatcctcctgcacTGCCCACATCCCTGCTGCACCATTAAAGAACAACCAAAGGCACTGCCAGCTGTGGACTTCCATGCCTTGGCACCGCAGGACCTGCATGTGTTATACCACAGCTGGTCTTAGCCccctctgatttttttatttttttattttttttttatccaagATCTTGCTAATTTTCTGAGAGCATGCAGAGCTGCTGATCTTATCGCTGGTGGGTCGTGGTGACCACTGccagcctggagctgcaggTGCACGTGGGGAAGGCTCCTTGGCCTTGGTTCATGTCAACACCTCTCCTCTAGTGACCCTGCAGTCCCTTCTTCGTGGCTTGTAccaaaaatcttccttttttttttgtgctgaagtGCTCCCTCCCACCTGGCTGTGGCACCCCGGGCTCTCCAGTCCCTTTAATACTGTCCTTCTGCTTAGCCCTGGGGGTAGGAAGTCTTGAGGAACAATTTCAGTGTAAATGGTTAATCTGGGGGGAAAGTGATTGCTTTCAGAGGGGGTTTTAATGATtaactacagaaagaaaagcaaagtttgTGGAATAAAAAGGTGGGtaggtgggaagggaagggaagggaagggaagggaagggaagggaagggaagggaagggaagggaagggaagggaagggaagggaagggaagggaagggaagggaagggaagggaagggaagggaagggaagggaagggaagggaagggaagggaagggaagggaagggaagggaagggaagggaagggaagggaagggaagggaagggggaagggaagggaagggaagggaagggaaggggagatggAGCTCCCCAGGAGGATCCATCACTGTCAGCAGGGCTGACTGGGGTGACTTCCACTAAACGTGAGAACAAGGAACGTTTCCTGACTCCTGCCAAGCCTCTGCCTGACACAAGCCGGGGCAGCCTGTCCTTTGTGTTCATGACACTGACGGATGGATGGCCTCAGCTCCtgcagagagggaggagaaCTGCCTACAGCGAGGCTCCCGGGTGCCAAGAGCTCACCGCTCCTGGCAAACACAAAGATATCCCATCACATGGAAAAATCTTTCCCTTCTAGAGCCTGCAAAAGCACGATGTGATGGAATGTGGAGTTAGCAACAGCATTAAAACCTGGGGGGAGGACGGGGGGAGCGCTTGAAGAACAACTCCAGAGATTCTGGTTCAATGAGCCCGGAGGTGTTTGACGCAAGGCAGCAAACGTTTATCACAGCCCCGATGTGCTTGGTACACGTTCAGCTTTCTGGCGTGCTGAGAAGCACTTTCCTGGCCCGTTTCACTCGTGTGACTTCTAGAAGACTGGGAACCCTTCCAAGCTGGGGCTCGGGGACTTGGGTTCCCTGGGGCGAAATGAGAGTTAAAAGGCTGCACCGTGGCCTCTTGCTGATTTCTGTTCCCCCGGGGCTTTGTGTTAAATCCTCTCCCGGCATGCAAAGAACAATGATATTTTGGGAACGCCCATCGGGAAATGGTGGCCGCACCCTCACTTGCTCTGCACTTGGAGTCCCTCCATCAAAGCAAACGGAGGCAAAATGAGACGTTTCCATCACACAGGCAAGAAGCTGGAAAGGCAGCTGTGTtgtgcagaaattaaaaaaaaataaaaatgcaagttccacagaaaataaaagaaaagctacaaaaGTCAGAGTGTCTCCCAAATCGGTGAAGCGCCGGAGCTGTTGGATCGCACGGGAAGcggtggctgcaggagcagggagcagagctgggggcaggagaGTTGCGAAATGGTTTCCTGTTgatttctctcttatttttttctccctcaacCACAGCCTCTACCTACTGAAGCAGAAACATGGGGGGAAGCCCCGTCCCTGCTGCCCCACCACCcccgttcctcctccctccAACCAGCtccacgtccccgtccccagcacccctgcaCCATCCCCTTGCAGCCAAAGACCTTCACAGCATTTAATCCCTTGAGTTGATTAAAACAGTATATTAACCAGAAGACCCAGGTGTAATGGGAATAATAGGGTGTAATTGCATGGACTTCGCTAAATGAGCTGTAATCTGCTGTTCTGCTGCAGAAGGGAAGGATTTAGAGTGTTGCTCTTTATTTTTGATTGAAAGCCTCAGCTCTGAGGAAGTGATCCCCAGCTAGGGTAAAGCACTGTAACGCGGGGGGGTTCCTATTTAtctggcaggggctgggggctcttcTAGCACAGAGCCAGACCAGGTGAGCCACGGATGGAGCTTGGTGGCACAGGGACATGCAAAGAGGCTCCTTGCCCCTGATGCTGTTCCTTCCACCACGTGCCCCATGGATGAGTGAGGAACCGTGGCCTTTTTCACCAGACCATGTCCCTTCGGGTGCTGAGGGGTAATGAAAACCATCAGCCCCTCTGGCTGCAAGTATCTGCTAATCTGGTACTGATAAACACTGTCTGTCTGGCCAACCCTGAAACACAAAACcggacatatttttttttaaagtttcctttatttactttttttggcCTTTGAGCCTTAAACTGTTATgcctttgtttggttttgagttCTGAGCCTTTCTTGTCACAGTAAAAAGCTCGGAactgaaaaccaaacaaaggCGAAAGTGGAGAGCCTAATAAAACCACGGCTCCGAGCAAAGCCAGAGGGGCTTTGGCCACGGAGCAGCTGGTCACAGCCCTTCTGGCATCGGCTACACTGCCCCTtgcctgtcccagccccagagcaggtCAGCATTTTCGGTTTCATGGACCACCCAACTCTTTTGCAGGTCCCTGCCTGGTTATCTTCTGCCAACAACACAGTGAGCTGAAGTCTGCTGGACCGCTGCCTGCCTCAGAGCATCCCCCTGGCTCAGGTGCCTTGCTGAGCTCTAGGGATTGCCCTTCACCCTCTGATCCTGAGGGCTGTTTGAGCTCTTATCTGGGGCAAACTCTTCTGGGATGAAGGAAAAGTGGGTGCAGGCGAGCCGCCACCTCAGGCAGAGAGGCAACGAATGCTCGGGAGCCTCCAAACCACCCCTGAGCTAAGCTCAAAGCTCGTATCTTGTTTCAGTTGTGCATTGCTTTGCAGTTGTGAGGGAATCCAGGCACGTATGAAACACTCAGCTCGCAGCTTTGCAGCCCTAGCTGCTTGATCAAGGGCAGCTGGATGGAGCTTATGAGAAGAAGCCGGTCAGTTGTCCAGGGGTAGGAAACTGCTGTGATTTGAGCTCGTAAGAACAGGTTTAAGTCTAGACCAGGACACTCAGGCTATAGGAGGTTTTTCTGCCTCCCACCCGGAGAGCAGTGGGTAGCTGCACTGCACCGACCTTGCCTCCTCTGCCCGCTCTGAAGACCACCTCTCTTCTCATGCTTAGgggtccccacagccccagcggGGGTCCTCAGAGCCACCTCTGTGGCTCAAAGCAAAAGCCTTGAGCACCTGAGCATCCTTGGTGTTCCAGCTCTTCTCAGGACCTCATCTACCTCCATGGGGACAATCCAACTCTGCttgctccccagctcctccatgGGCTCAGCAGACTGCTTGTCCATGAAGCTCGTGGAGGGCAGGGAGCCCACAAAGTCTGTTTTCTTGCATGGTTTTGCTGCTTAAGGGTTGAGCTTATGATCtgggcaggagaaggggaatTGAAAAGTCTGCTACACATCCAAACCTATTTTTCTCAGACTGGTAGGCTCCTAACAGTTGAAACATTGCCAGGTTGGAGTCAAACTGGCCCACATTGcttaaagaaaagggaaggagtaTGCTGTGTGAGGTCACACAGACTTTTCTCCTTAAGAAATTAAGCTAAAGCCATCTGGGCATCTGCAGTAGGGAGCTGCTCTTCCCAGCCATGGTCCCTGGGGTGGGCGTTGGAGCATCCACCACCAGGCTCTCTGGAAGGGCACCAGGATGAGCTGTGTTGGCCTGGATGGGCTGTGCCAACCTCTCTCCTCTGCCCATGGTGGCTTTGACCTGGTTGCTCCCATCAGGCATCCCATCTGGGTGGCATCATCTTGGGAGAACGTGCCAAGGACCTCGGGTTGGAGAAGGAAGATGCAATGTGCTCCTCATCCCTGACCTCTGACTGGTGGTGGAAGAGGACCACGGCAAAGCCATGCTCCATCTCACTTACTCCAGCAATCAGAAGGATCTCATCATCCCTGCCTGCTAGCCCCGATCAGACATTGTGAGAGCTCCTAAATCAATGCTGGAGGGTTGGGCCTGTACTGCTCCTCTGGTACCACCAACCAGAAGGTTTGTGTCCCTGACTAGGATTGCAAGATACAATTGAAAATCGATCAAAAATCAATTTCTGACGGCAGGTTTgtcctgctgccctgggctgtCAGGGCCCTTGGGGTCAGGTTAAGGGTGGTGTTGGCACAGCAGACCCTGCAGCAGTGTCCCTAGCCTGGAAAAGGGtaaggagggagagggggcaCACAGCTGGTGTGCAGGGATGGTCTGTAGACTCAAATATGATTTAGATGAAATCTGACGTAGCCTGTTCGCAAGAACATCTTTCAATCAGATGCTGTACAGCTCTCCCAGGGGAGCTGGGGTGATAACTCCCAGCCATCCGCCACCTAGAACTATGCAAAACTTTTTTAACTGCAAGAGCCTTGTAAGAAAACCACCTGCGTGTCACAAAGTCTAACCTGCTTTAGCTCAGGACGAGCTGTCAGCACAGGTTGAACAAGCTTCACTTGGCAAAGTGCTTCTGCAGCTCCCTGTCAGCTGCCGGACCTGCTTACCCGTCCCAAAGCATCTCATGACTTCCAGCACACACAGACATCGGCTTGCCTGGTGGTCCCTCCAAAAACTTGTTTCTTTAAACCCCTTCCTGCAGGGAAGCATGCAGGTTGCATTTTCCACATGCAGATGGGGGATTGCCCTCTCTCCAATAGCTTTTCTTGGTGGTGAATACCCATGCTGCTAAAGGCCACATATATATGGccatatatatatcttttactTAATTCACATTAGAAGAGGTTGGTTTCAGCTTCCAGCTACTTCAGCCAGGTCCCTCTCTATCTTCCAGCACACTGAGCAGCCTCGTGCCTCCCCCAGGATGGGATTTTGAGGCTGTGCATGGGGTTTCTGTGTCTGACCTCTAGCCTCTCTAACCTTCTGCCCTCTCTTGAGGCAAGGACCCCACAGGGACCTGCTAGTCCTCTTCCCAGCCCCCAGCATTGCTCCTCTCCATCCTTATTGCCTCCTGGCTGTGTGGGCAGAGCTCAGCTTCTGGGATAACCCGGCATTTCTGGCACCGAAGGGTTCCCTCAGAGAGGGGCTGAAGGCTGGCCGAGgagacaaaatgttttcagatgttcTCTCAGGGTGGCGGAAGAGACAGATGGGATTTGACTTCTATTTTACAGGGAAGACTGCTCAgatcctgtgttttttttgtctggaaCGAGACGCCAAGCGAGCGACAACCAGCAATTTGTGGGCAGGGTGCTCGCCGGAGAGCGTGGCCCCAGCCGGGGTTCCTGCTCTGCCTCGTTTGAATGAGGGGTCTTATTTTAGGACGGACGGTTTTCTGGGGACCTCTAAATGAAAGGGTGAGTTACGTTATCCCTCGGAGGGAAAGCAGGCTTTGAAAGCTCAGCCCCTGCTTTGAAAGCAGAGCCCTGGCTTTCTGGTGAGCTCAGCAGCCGGGGAGGCTTTGTGGCGAGGCCAGGCGCCTTCCCAGAAAGGATGCTCTCACCCACCGTGGTCCAAATTCCTCCACGAGGGACCTGATCCTGCACTGAGGCCACCTTGGGAGGCTGTGTGATTCTTATGCTGTCCTAAAAGCCAGCCCTGAGGCAGTCAGGCTGCCCACGCACAACCTACGTGCCCGTCCCTGGTGGTGCCACCAAAGCCACCCGGCACCGTGCTGGGGCAGCTGGCTCCTCTGCAAACCCCAGACCTGCTGTGCACCATTTCTCTGCAAATCCTCTCCTAAGGAACAAACTGACCAGATCTCCTGGCAGCAGCAAAAGCACTTTTTCTATTATTGGATatacccaaagaaaaaaaaaaaagaaaaaaaaaaggaagaaacagccCCACATTTGCCAGAGCAGCCTTCCACTAGAGACTTCGATCTTTTTTTTACACAAAGCACCAGTTTTCATGAAGGCAGGCAGACTCTCAAGTGACTCAAAACTAAACCTTTCTGCTCTGCTCGTGTTTCACTTGGGGTATCGGGTTGAGCAGCCCGGATCACGCAGCCCGGCAGACGAACACCACCTCAACGCTGACTTTGCCGTTACGGTCTCaccctcaggaaaaaaaagcttcatcCTGTGAGATCAATTTTTTGGTCCAGTTCCagggggaaaaagcaaatatCGTAATACCAGTGTTTCTCACAAGgcaacaatttcttttttccaatcAGTGCTAATTGCTAAAAAATCcttagttaaaaacaaacaaaacacagagtgCTCCCCCCCTCTGCCTTTATGTAGAAGGATTTCATTCTGCCCTTCACCCTCTCTGAAGAGCTCAagttcccttttctcttttgtaagCCGGTTGTCATTTCCTCTTCAAAATGCTGTTGCAATGAGGAACGGGCCCTCACAAAAATACCACTTTCACCTTCCGCTTCGTCAGGGCAGAGGGACTGCCTCGCTGCAAAGTTTTGGCTGTCCCCGCGTGCTGGAGGATGTCAGCCCTCCCACCTCCTCCAAGACCAGTTGCAAGCCTTCCTCCCAGCCAAACCCCAAAGAAATAGCTCTGTGGCTGGTACCCAGCCCGTGGGGCGATGCTGAAGCTTCCCCAGCTCTGAGCTTCACTTGGGGCTGCTTGAGAAGGGGATGGAGGAACGGGGCAGGGATGCTGAGACCCACGGCAAGGGACCAGCAGGCataggcagcagctggggatgTCAGGGGGTGATCTGGGACTTGGCCACTTGCAGGGATGGGCAGTGTGGTCCAGCAGGGATGGGAGAGAGGGCtcaaagaggaggaggaaggggacagaCGGATGAGGCGAACTGGGGTCGGAGCCCTGCTCAACCAATGCCTCTGAAGGCACACAGCACAAGACCTGTGTCGCAGATGCACGCGGAGGCGAGTCGGTTTTGTTCCTTTATTACACATCGCCCAGGCATggcaaagcagcagccagccaaGGGAGGCCGTGGAGAGCTGCAAGCGGAGAGACCTTCAGAGATGTTGTCCAAAGGGGCAACGATTTTAATGCTGGGCAAAGATTCCCTTCAGCCCATGAAGCCACGGCTGCGGCTGGGCCCAGCGGGTGCCCCCTGGTGCACTCCCACCCCGTCCATCCGCAGCCCGCACCGCAGGAGAGGCGAAGGTGGTTTTTTTCATACAGCCCTCCGATGAGCTCGAGGGATGTGCAAGCATTTGACACCCTACAGTAAAAAGCCTTCCCCCCGCCCACCCACCTCCCTCCACGTAGGCATGAACAGAGCATCTCTCAGCCCCTACCCACCCCCCAGAAAAAGTCCCCAAGGCAACCCAGGGCAGCAGCGATGCTTCAGACCAGAACTGCTGACACAGGGTGCGCCTTCCTCTAACCCTCCCCAGCACTGACAGTCTAAAGGCTAAGCTGCTTACAGGGGCTAACGACAATATATCCATGCTGTGAGGCTTCATCCCGACTCCCCCCTCCACTCCCCACCTTTCTCCATGTCCTTAAACCAACACTTGAGCTCCATGGTTGGTCTGCAGCACATCCCTGGGGCGCTGCATGGCACAGGGAGCCGAGTTCGGCATCTATCACGGAGCTCATCCGGCACAGTTCGGCgtgtccccccccttcccaccccaaaaacgCATACGCAGCACTGTCCAAGTCCACGCAtccggggagggctgggagctaCTGCAGAAGtcggagagagggaaggaggttTTGGTGGTCAGCAGCTGCTACGAGGAGCCAAACGGGTTCGAcgtggaggaaggaggggggaaaaaaacaagaaaaaactcAAAAAGGAGGCAGAGGGGGGGACGCTGGGATTCGGGGGTCAGATGTCTACCTTCTAAAGGCAACGGGGGAGGAAAGCGAGAGTTGGTGTTTGGTGGGTGTTTATTTTTGGTGTCACTCACGATAGAAAACATATTCGGTGTAAGAGGTCCAGATCCTGTCATCTGTCTGGTCGTGGGCGAAGGCACAGGTGCCTGTGGAGTTGCAAGCCACCATGTGGAAGCCAGCATCAGCCAGTTTGTCAAAGGCTTGCTCCAGGAAGGTGAATTTGAGGTAGTACCTGGAGGTGTACCTCTCCGGGGGCCTGTCCGGGTCTCTGCTCTCATTCAAGGTATCCCCAAAAACCTCCTTGGCCAGCGCTGTCTTGCCACAGACCATGATCCGTGCCACCCGGCGGAACTTCGCATCCGTCTGGCTGTCCCTGCCCAGCGTGTAGGAGCCCCGGTACCCGATGGTGATGAACCCAGCCCTGCGGGCATCGGGGCCAGCAGTACCAGTGCCGGTGGTGGCTGCGGCCCCAGGGCCACCGGCCGCGGCACTGGGGAGcgtggagctggggggggccaGGCTGCGTGCGGCATCGGCGCTGGGGGAGAGCTCCTCGGGGTCGCTTTGGCACGGATCATCTCCCAGAGAGTTCTGCTTGCTGAGCTTGGGGGCCAGCATCTTCACCAGCTCCGGCAGCATGAAGTACTCGGCCTCCCGCTGCAGGCGGCTCCGCTCCGGGAAGTGGTCgggcagcaccagctgctggtCCCTCATGTAATCCAGGATGTAGCGGAAAAGGAATCCGTCCCGATCCACGAAGAACCGTCCCTTGCTGTCGCGGGCCAAGGAGCGGACGTTCTTCTGCGTGAACATCTCCCAGAGCAGCGAGCCCGGCACGCTGACCAGGGTGGGGTGGCGGGTGATGTAGACTTGTCCACCCACGTTGAGTTCAATGATCTCGGGGAAAGGGAAGTCCTCGCTGGGTTTGGCACAGCCCGCGTTGTCTGCCAGGGCCATCGTGAGCTACCGCTGCCTTCCCACCTGTGAGAGAAAACAGCCACGTGCCCGTGTTAAGCTTGCCAGCAGGTCCTGAGCCAGCTCAATGCCCCTCCTCTATCAATGAGCAGCGCAGGATCTGGACCCTGTCCCTCTGGGAGCCTGGAAAACAGCTCTCATCCCTGATCCCCAGCCCTCGGGATAAGCAGCTCTAACACCACCTTTTTTCTATGCCACGCATGGGGAAGAGCATCGCCCACGGTCTGAGGACACCCCTCCACTCCCCCGGCGCTCAGCCTCGGGTCTCCATCGAGTGCTTTTGAGGAGCAGGGGAGAGAGGCTGGGATGTCCTCTGGGGGCTGGGACCAAGGCAAACGttgggctgctggcagagcctcATGCATTTCCCAAAGGCGAGCTGGTCCTTTGACATCTCCGGCCACCACAGATCAGCGCTTACATAAACCCGGCTCAGCAGACGGATCCTGAGCCAGCCCACGCGCCGtgcgggggatttggggccgtggagggaaggggggatCCCTGCGGGATCTCAGGGCTGCCCTGAAGCTCTGCCCTGCACGATGCTGGTGCAGCTCCGGGGTCAGTGCTCCCTGCGGGGACGGGTCCTGCAGCCAAAAATCAGCGGCGAGCCTTGCACCGTCCCCACGTCCTGCCATGCGGCTTCGGGGGAGCAGCATAAAGGGAACCTGAACGCAAACTGCAGGGAAATTGGAGGGCACGGACAAAACTCCACGGGCACTTTtgggcagggagagctgtggcTGCGTTTCGTGGCCGAGCATCTCCTTGTAGCTCATAGCGGGGCGATTTTGGGCAGAATCAGCTCTGAGCGAGGAGCAGCTCGGGCAGGGGCGAACCTGCAAGGATGGGACGGGGGATCGGCGAGGTCCTCCTGGCTCCCGGCACCCCAAATCCGTCTTTAGCCCTCGGTCTGCTTTCTGGGGGCCGTGCACCCGCTGCGGTTGGAGCAGGGCCGGGAGCGAGGAGCCCTTTGTCacggctgggggctgcggcagggagggagggggcacaaagcacccccggcccccccgggagGGGGACGGGATGGAGGgcccggaaaaaaaaaataataaaaaataaaaataataaaacgcGGCTGCCGATCCCGGTTCCCCGCCGCCCCCGTTACCTccgctgggtgctgggcagctgcGGGCCCGGTGCCGTGCCCGGTGCCGTGCCCGGTGCCGTGCCCGGTGCCGTGCCGctccgtgccgtgccgtgctccGCTCTGCCCGCCCGGCCCTGGCCCCGCCGTTTTATGGCCGGGGATGCGCCGAGCGCCTTCCctcggccggccccggcccgccctcgctccccgcctccccccgctgcccccccggccccccggccccgtccccagGTGCGGAGGGTGGGAGCTCGGCCTCCTC
Protein-coding sequences here:
- the LOC106047522 gene encoding BTB/POZ domain-containing protein KCTD12-like, which produces MALADNAGCAKPSEDFPFPEIIELNVGGQVYITRHPTLVSVPGSLLWEMFTQKNVRSLARDSKGRFFVDRDGFLFRYILDYMRDQQLVLPDHFPERSRLQREAEYFMLPELVKMLAPKLSKQNSLGDDPCQSDPEELSPSADAARSLAPPSSTLPSAAAGGPGAAATTGTGTAGPDARRAGFITIGYRGSYTLGRDSQTDAKFRRVARIMVCGKTALAKEVFGDTLNESRDPDRPPERYTSRYYLKFTFLEQAFDKLADAGFHMVACNSTGTCAFAHDQTDDRIWTSYTEYVFYRE